The DNA segment CGTCCCATTTCTAATATTCGCGGTTTAATAACAATTGTCGCGTCCATTTGAACAGGTTTAAGAAAATACATTGTTACATTTTCAATTGCCACATTACGTTTTTTCATAGAAAATAATTTTTGTTGTACGACTTCACATACCACTTGGGTAAAAACACCGTAGGATAAAGTCCCAAGCGAATTGGTCATTTGCGGACTTACTTTAAATTCATAATCCGCTTCTTCACCAGCATCCGCTTTTTCGGAAAGTTGATTCGCAATGGTATCATCAATGGTTTCACCGACTTGAGGTTGTTTTTGAATCATTTGCATGGATTTCAAAATGTCCTGTCTACTAACAATTCCGATTAATGTTAAATCATCTTTGACGACCGGAATGACTTCAATGCTCTCCCAAATCATCATATGAGCTACTGAAGCAACACTCATTTTCGGACCAACAGTTAGCGGGTTTTTTGTCATCACTCGTTCGATTGAAATGCTTGGATTTTTTTCTAAGATATCTTTACTCGTAACCATACCCGTTAGTCGCATTGCCCGATTTACTACAGGAAAACGACTATGTCCAGTTGCTTCTTCCATTTTATGCCAGTCTTCTACTTTATCGGATGTGGATAGATAAGCAGTTGTTTCGAGTGGCGTTAAAATATCCTCTACAAACACCACTTCTTTTTTTATCAATTGGTCATAAATCGCCCGGTTGATCATTGTCGCAACTGTAAACGTATCATACGAAGTCGACAAAATTGGTAATTCTTTCTCATCAGCTAACTGTTTCACTTCGTCGTCCGTATCAAAACCACCAGTAATAAGCACCGCAGCACCACGTTTTAAAGCTAATTCATGCGCACTTACTCGGTTCCCGACGATTAACAAGTTTCCAGCATCCGTATATCGTTCCATTGCTTCCACCGTCATCGCGCCAATGACAAATTTATTAAGCGATTTATAAAGCCCAGCACGGCCACCAAGCACTTGTCCATCAATCATATTTACAATTTCAGCAAAAGTTAACTTCTCGATACTATCTTTTTGTTTCCGCTCAATTCGAAGTGTCCCAACTCGTTTAATAGTAGAAACAAACCCAATTATTTCCGCGTCTTTAATCGCCCGGTAAGCAGTTCCCTCACTAACAGACAAGTTTTTCGCGATTTTTCGTACAGATATTTTTTCTCCAACTGCTAGATTTTCAATGTATTTTAAAATCTGTTCATGTTTTGTGGCCACGACTCGTTCACCCATTCCTATTTAGTTAGATTTCGATACTTTCACCAATTTC comes from the Listeria welshimeri serovar 6b str. SLCC5334 genome and includes:
- the ytoI gene encoding CBS-HotDog domain-containing transcription factor YtoI translates to MATKHEQILKYIENLAVGEKISVRKIAKNLSVSEGTAYRAIKDAEIIGFVSTIKRVGTLRIERKQKDSIEKLTFAEIVNMIDGQVLGGRAGLYKSLNKFVIGAMTVEAMERYTDAGNLLIVGNRVSAHELALKRGAAVLITGGFDTDDEVKQLADEKELPILSTSYDTFTVATMINRAIYDQLIKKEVVFVEDILTPLETTAYLSTSDKVEDWHKMEEATGHSRFPVVNRAMRLTGMVTSKDILEKNPSISIERVMTKNPLTVGPKMSVASVAHMMIWESIEVIPVVKDDLTLIGIVSRQDILKSMQMIQKQPQVGETIDDTIANQLSEKADAGEEADYEFKVSPQMTNSLGTLSYGVFTQVVCEVVQQKLFSMKKRNVAIENVTMYFLKPVQMDATIVIKPRILEMGRKAGKLDVELYLEGILTGKAIVACQMMER